One Neobacillus niacini DNA window includes the following coding sequences:
- the zwf gene encoding glucose-6-phosphate dehydrogenase: MESMTFVLFGATGDLAMRKIFPALYNLYVDQKLPQSISIIGLGRGELSHADFQEQVKDSILDFSRRLEHEAANMGEFLDYFRYSRLDVNSKEDYQQLLQLVKQREEELNLTENRMFYLSVAPEFFDTIALNIKNSGLGQTVGWKRLIIEKPFGHDLQSARELNQKLSRAFEEEEIYRIDHYLGKPMVQNLEALAFANPILQAVWNKDHIANVQITASETVGVEKRAGYYDQAGAIRDMVQNHMLQILMMTAMDKPEKINAAGIRHEKRKVIKSLRPLKEEDVSYDIVRGQYSSGEINDQKVPSYIEEPGVNPSSTTDTFVAARLWVDHPSWTGVPFYIRTGKRMKEKLTRIVIEFKNSEDKNNQIEPNLLMIEINPNENISLQLNSKNPLDNRKVTPIRINFSNEQIGLGVPEAYERLIYDAVNGDSTFFAHWKEVELSWEWVQPILHAFENNLVPLHHYQSGSYGPAASDSLLEENGFKWWLDETLQETKDTLLNI; this comes from the coding sequence ATGGAATCAATGACCTTTGTCTTATTTGGAGCAACAGGGGATTTAGCAATGAGGAAGATTTTCCCAGCTCTTTATAACTTATATGTTGATCAAAAATTACCACAGTCCATATCTATTATCGGACTCGGAAGAGGGGAACTTTCACATGCTGATTTTCAAGAGCAAGTGAAAGACTCTATTTTAGACTTTTCACGCCGCCTAGAACATGAGGCAGCAAATATGGGAGAGTTTTTAGACTATTTTCGCTACAGTAGATTGGATGTCAACAGTAAAGAAGATTATCAACAACTGCTTCAATTAGTGAAGCAGCGGGAAGAAGAACTTAATTTAACGGAAAACCGAATGTTTTATCTTTCTGTGGCACCAGAATTTTTTGACACGATTGCCCTAAATATAAAAAATAGCGGCCTAGGTCAGACAGTTGGCTGGAAACGATTAATCATTGAAAAGCCTTTCGGTCATGACCTCCAATCTGCACGTGAACTCAATCAAAAACTAAGCCGTGCTTTTGAAGAAGAGGAAATTTATCGAATCGACCATTACCTAGGCAAACCAATGGTTCAGAACCTGGAAGCCTTGGCTTTCGCCAACCCCATTCTGCAGGCGGTTTGGAATAAAGACCATATTGCAAATGTCCAAATTACTGCTAGTGAAACTGTTGGGGTTGAGAAGCGAGCGGGTTATTACGACCAAGCAGGAGCAATCCGTGATATGGTTCAAAACCACATGCTGCAAATTTTGATGATGACTGCCATGGATAAGCCTGAAAAAATTAACGCAGCGGGAATAAGACATGAGAAGCGGAAGGTCATTAAGTCTCTACGTCCTTTAAAAGAAGAAGATGTCTCATACGATATTGTCCGCGGCCAATACAGTTCAGGCGAGATAAATGATCAAAAAGTTCCAAGTTATATAGAAGAGCCTGGAGTTAATCCTTCTTCTACAACTGATACATTTGTTGCTGCCCGTTTGTGGGTGGATCATCCATCATGGACTGGAGTTCCTTTTTACATTCGTACAGGAAAAAGAATGAAGGAAAAATTAACGCGAATTGTGATCGAATTTAAAAATAGCGAAGATAAAAATAATCAAATTGAACCTAATCTATTAATGATTGAAATCAATCCGAATGAAAATATCTCCTTACAATTAAACAGCAAAAACCCATTGGATAATAGAAAGGTTACTCCAATCAGAATTAATTTTTCTAATGAACAGATAGGATTAGGTGTACCAGAAGCGTATGAACGACTAATCTATGATGCAGTTAACGGGGATTCCACCTTCTTTGCACATTGGAAAGAAGTTGAATTGTCATGGGAATGGGTGCAGCCGATTCTTCATGCATTTGAGAACAATTTAGTACCGCTCCATCATTATCAGTCAGGTTCATATGGTCCTGCAGCTTCTGATTCCTTGCTGGAGGAAAACGGCTTTAAATGGTGGCTTGATGAAACGCTTCAAGAAACAAAGGATACTTTACTAAACATCTAA
- a CDS encoding glucose-6-phosphate isomerase, with product MTITFDYSNALSFMQQHEVGYLSEFVKTAHNMLHEKKGPGSDYLGWVDLPYNYDKEEFARIKAASERIRSNSDALIVIGIGGSYLGARAAIESLSHTFHNQMDDKTEIYFAGQNISATYLTHLFDVIKDKDISVNVISKSGTTTEPAIAFRIFRDYMEKKYGKEEAKKRIYATTDRAKGALKTLADEEGYETFVIPDDVGGRYSVLTAVGLLPIATAGLDIDKMMAGAAAAADKYNNPNLAENQSYQYAAVRNALYRKGKSIELLVNFEPSLHYVSEWWKQLFGESEGKDQKGLYPASVDFTTDLHSMGQYVQEGRRDIIETVVTVKIPKIDITLDEEDADLDGLNYLAGKTMDYVNKNAAQGTVLAHVDGGVPNLTVELDQLNEYTFGEMVYFFEKACGISGLLMGVNPFDQPGVEAYKKNMFALLGKPGYEAEREELQKRISK from the coding sequence ATGACTATTACCTTTGATTATTCGAATGCATTATCATTCATGCAGCAGCATGAAGTGGGTTATTTAAGTGAATTTGTGAAAACAGCACATAACATGCTCCACGAGAAAAAAGGACCAGGCTCTGATTATCTTGGATGGGTAGATCTGCCGTATAACTATGATAAAGAAGAATTTGCAAGAATCAAAGCTGCTTCTGAAAGAATCCGCAGTAATTCCGATGCGTTGATCGTAATCGGTATCGGTGGCTCTTATCTTGGTGCGAGAGCTGCGATAGAGTCACTATCTCATACATTTCATAACCAAATGGATGATAAAACAGAGATTTATTTTGCTGGACAAAATATCAGTGCTACATATCTAACCCATTTATTTGATGTGATTAAGGACAAAGATATTTCGGTCAATGTCATCTCAAAATCAGGAACAACAACAGAGCCTGCTATTGCGTTCCGTATTTTCCGAGATTATATGGAAAAAAAGTATGGTAAAGAAGAAGCGAAAAAACGTATTTATGCGACAACAGATCGTGCTAAAGGAGCATTAAAAACACTTGCAGATGAAGAAGGATATGAAACTTTTGTCATTCCTGATGATGTCGGCGGCAGATACTCGGTATTAACAGCAGTAGGTTTATTACCAATTGCGACAGCCGGGCTAGATATTGATAAAATGATGGCAGGTGCCGCCGCTGCTGCGGATAAGTATAATAACCCGAACTTGGCAGAAAACCAAAGTTATCAATACGCGGCAGTCAGAAATGCCCTTTATCGTAAAGGAAAATCAATTGAACTACTGGTAAACTTTGAACCTTCCCTTCATTATGTATCAGAATGGTGGAAACAGTTATTTGGTGAAAGTGAAGGAAAGGACCAAAAGGGTCTGTATCCTGCTTCTGTCGATTTCACCACAGATCTTCATTCAATGGGACAATATGTCCAGGAAGGTCGCCGTGACATTATCGAGACAGTTGTAACTGTAAAAATACCTAAAATAGACATCACTCTGGATGAAGAGGATGCCGACCTGGATGGTTTAAATTATCTAGCTGGAAAGACCATGGACTATGTCAATAAGAATGCTGCACAAGGTACAGTTTTAGCTCATGTGGATGGTGGAGTTCCAAACCTAACTGTCGAATTGGATCAATTAAATGAGTATACTTTCGGAGAAATGGTGTATTTCTTTGAGAAAGCGTGTGGAATCAGCGGATTACTAATGGGAGTTAATCCTTTTGACCAGCCAGGTGTAGAGGCATACAAGAAAAACATGTTTGCCCTCCTAGGAAAACCAGGATATGAAGCGGAAAGAGAAGAATTACAAAAACGCATATCTAAATAA
- a CDS encoding glycosyl hydrolase family 18 protein, producing the protein MVKKFKMLFISVCIVLFTPSLTNAQVIHEVKSGDSLNKISKQYKINKDELAKINGLAKNIGLVPGQAMLIPGSTYIVQPGESVWEIAKRHAISEQTLMNQNGLKNRVIVPGQKLSIPRPPKYDIWTGTYFVPKDKNANTWMINNYSSTLSSIFVFEYKPDVQGNLIEVKENEAHKIAWKKNLTPYATLSNLSEKGFDPELVHTLMSTDWLRHKFINNIYSLLDSHDYKGVVIDFEQVRPKDRSHLNQFIKELAEKLHTAGMEVMMAVPPKKGDQEPSYSAGYDYQTLGKYLDRLFLMTYDWHWPGGPSGPIAPIEKVKATLDYAVTIVDRKKLMLGIPQYAYDWTIKGEKQSGKAYSTQHAIDLYTGYQSAVHYDERAAAPWFRYVDNKGNLHEVWFEDPRSLLTKFRLVGQYGLGGMGCWHLGLTMPQTEIMLLEEFNVQ; encoded by the coding sequence ATGGTAAAAAAATTTAAAATGTTATTCATTTCAGTATGTATTGTTCTGTTTACCCCAAGTTTGACCAATGCTCAAGTCATACATGAAGTGAAGTCTGGAGATAGCTTAAATAAAATTTCAAAACAATATAAAATAAATAAAGACGAACTTGCAAAGATAAATGGTTTAGCTAAAAATATAGGACTGGTTCCTGGGCAGGCAATGTTAATACCGGGGTCCACTTACATCGTTCAGCCAGGGGAAAGTGTTTGGGAGATTGCAAAACGACATGCAATTAGTGAACAAACGTTAATGAACCAAAATGGGTTGAAAAATCGAGTGATTGTTCCAGGGCAAAAATTGAGTATCCCTCGTCCGCCAAAATATGATATCTGGACTGGAACCTATTTTGTTCCAAAAGATAAAAACGCGAATACATGGATGATCAATAACTATAGTAGTACCCTTTCTAGTATTTTTGTGTTTGAGTATAAACCTGATGTGCAAGGCAATCTGATTGAAGTAAAGGAAAATGAAGCACATAAAATCGCGTGGAAGAAGAATCTAACCCCTTATGCTACTTTATCCAATTTAAGTGAAAAGGGATTTGATCCTGAGCTCGTTCATACATTAATGAGTACTGATTGGCTGAGACATAAATTTATTAATAATATCTATTCCCTTTTGGATAGCCACGACTATAAAGGCGTTGTTATTGACTTTGAACAAGTTAGACCTAAAGATCGAAGCCACCTTAACCAATTTATTAAGGAATTGGCTGAAAAACTCCATACAGCAGGAATGGAGGTCATGATGGCTGTCCCGCCTAAAAAAGGAGATCAGGAACCATCCTATTCAGCAGGTTATGATTATCAAACACTTGGAAAGTATCTGGATCGATTATTTTTAATGACGTATGATTGGCATTGGCCAGGAGGCCCATCAGGACCGATCGCTCCAATTGAAAAAGTAAAAGCAACACTTGATTACGCTGTTACTATTGTAGATAGAAAAAAGTTGATGCTGGGAATTCCTCAGTATGCTTATGATTGGACAATAAAAGGGGAGAAACAGTCTGGAAAAGCTTATTCTACTCAGCATGCAATCGATTTATATACAGGCTATCAAAGTGCAGTCCATTATGATGAAAGGGCGGCAGCACCATGGTTCCGTTATGTAGACAATAAAGGGAACTTACATGAAGTGTGGTTTGAAGACCCTAGAAGCCTGCTTACTAAGTTTCGTTTAGTTGGACAATATGGACTAGGTGGAATGGGATGCTGGCATTTAGGTTTAACGATGCCTCAAACTGAGATAATGCTGCTAGAGGAATTTAATGTGCAATAA
- the rpiA gene encoding ribose-5-phosphate isomerase RpiA: MNEKKEVGEKAVEYVKDGMVVGLGTGSTVFYTITKLGQLVQQGLTIIGVPTSEQTKKLAIELGIPLVSLDEVEQIDVAIDGADEVDPKLNLIKGGGGALLREKIIAAAAKTFIVVADSDKNVDTLGTFPLPIEVVPFGYEMTVKHIRELGASPRLRQKDGTPYVTDNGNYIIDSNFQEITYPKELEKNLNLIPSVVDNGLFVGMADRVITIQDKKLATIIRS, translated from the coding sequence TTGAATGAAAAGAAAGAAGTTGGAGAAAAAGCTGTTGAGTATGTGAAAGACGGAATGGTAGTTGGACTAGGTACAGGTTCTACTGTATTTTATACCATCACGAAGCTTGGTCAGTTAGTCCAGCAGGGACTTACTATTATAGGAGTTCCGACTTCTGAACAAACAAAAAAATTAGCGATAGAACTTGGCATTCCACTTGTATCGCTCGATGAGGTTGAGCAAATTGATGTTGCAATTGATGGTGCAGATGAGGTAGATCCTAAGTTAAATCTTATTAAAGGAGGCGGCGGTGCTCTTTTAAGAGAGAAAATCATTGCTGCAGCAGCTAAAACTTTCATTGTCGTTGCCGACTCTGATAAAAATGTCGATACACTAGGAACTTTTCCACTGCCGATAGAAGTCGTCCCATTTGGTTACGAAATGACAGTAAAACATATTAGGGAACTTGGGGCAAGTCCGAGGCTGCGGCAAAAGGATGGGACCCCTTATGTAACAGATAACGGTAACTATATTATAGACAGCAACTTTCAAGAAATTACGTACCCAAAAGAGTTAGAGAAGAACCTAAACCTTATACCAAGTGTAGTTGATAACGGATTATTTGTAGGAATGGCAGATCGTGTGATTACCATTCAAGATAAAAAGCTTGCAACAATCATCCGCAGCTAG
- the tkt gene encoding transketolase produces the protein MSQNIDQLAVTTIRTLSIDAINTANSGHPGLPMGAAPMTYALWAKHLHHNPENPKWFNRDRFVLSAGHGSSLLYSMLHLAGYDVTIDDLKNFRKLNSRTPGHPEFGHTAGVEATTGPLGQGFANAVGMAMAEAHLAAKFNKEGHRVIDHYTYALVGDGDLMEGVSYEAMSMAGHMKLGKLVVLYDSNDISLDGELNASFSENIEKRAESANWHYLRVEDGNDLEAISNAIEAAKQKTDQPSLIEIRTIIGYGSPKVAGTNKAHGAPLGAEEGKATKQAYNWLYEEDFYVPEEVKAHFAQLKNKGIDAEQNWMSLYESYKQAYPELADRLTNAIDGKVLIDTNDILTFDTGKAVSTRVASGEAINHYVKSVPTIFGGSADLSHSTMTEIKGEQMYAVESYGARNVYFGVREHAMGAASNGMAYHGGVKPFVSTFFVFNDYLRPSIRLAALSKLPVIYVFTHDSIAVGEDGPTHEPVEHLAALRSIPGLTVIRPTDANETANAWAYALQQTEGPVALILSRQNLPVFNETKANLENLSRGAYVIEETNATPDVILIATGSEVSLAVNAKTELEKEKISVRVVAMPSWELFSQQPTEYKEEVLPSSNSKRVAIEMGISLGWERFVGFEGEILSIETFGASGEGTAVMKQFGFTTDNVVRIAKSVLQHS, from the coding sequence ATGTCTCAAAATATTGATCAGTTAGCAGTAACTACGATTCGAACACTATCTATTGATGCAATTAATACAGCAAATTCAGGACATCCTGGTCTACCAATGGGAGCAGCACCCATGACGTATGCATTATGGGCAAAACATCTTCATCACAACCCTGAAAACCCAAAATGGTTTAACCGTGACCGATTTGTTTTATCGGCAGGTCATGGATCCAGTTTGCTGTATAGCATGCTTCATTTAGCTGGTTATGATGTCACGATTGATGATTTGAAAAACTTCCGAAAATTAAATAGCAGAACGCCTGGGCATCCTGAATTCGGTCATACTGCTGGAGTAGAAGCAACCACAGGTCCATTAGGCCAAGGGTTTGCGAATGCTGTTGGAATGGCGATGGCAGAAGCACATTTAGCAGCAAAGTTTAATAAAGAAGGACACCGGGTTATTGATCACTATACCTATGCGTTAGTTGGAGATGGTGACTTAATGGAAGGTGTTTCTTATGAAGCGATGTCAATGGCAGGACATATGAAACTTGGGAAGCTGGTAGTTCTTTATGATTCAAATGATATCTCATTGGATGGCGAATTAAATGCTTCATTCTCTGAAAATATTGAGAAAAGGGCGGAATCAGCAAATTGGCACTATTTGAGAGTGGAAGATGGAAATGACCTTGAAGCTATTTCTAACGCTATCGAAGCAGCCAAACAAAAAACAGACCAGCCAAGTTTAATTGAAATCAGAACGATTATTGGATATGGCAGTCCAAAGGTAGCAGGGACCAATAAAGCACATGGTGCACCACTGGGAGCAGAAGAAGGAAAAGCGACAAAACAAGCATATAACTGGCTTTATGAAGAAGATTTCTACGTTCCAGAGGAAGTAAAAGCACACTTTGCACAATTAAAGAATAAAGGGATCGATGCTGAACAAAACTGGATGAGCTTATACGAATCATATAAGCAAGCATATCCAGAATTAGCTGACCGATTAACAAATGCTATAGATGGAAAAGTACTGATTGATACAAACGATATATTGACCTTTGATACAGGTAAAGCCGTTTCAACACGCGTTGCCAGCGGAGAAGCTATCAACCATTATGTAAAATCTGTTCCAACTATCTTTGGCGGGAGTGCAGACTTGTCCCATTCTACTATGACGGAAATTAAAGGTGAACAAATGTATGCAGTTGAATCATACGGAGCACGTAATGTTTACTTCGGGGTCCGTGAACATGCAATGGGAGCAGCATCCAATGGTATGGCGTATCACGGCGGTGTGAAACCTTTTGTAAGTACCTTCTTTGTATTTAATGATTATCTTCGTCCGTCTATCCGTCTAGCGGCATTATCGAAGCTTCCAGTCATCTATGTATTTACACACGATTCCATCGCAGTTGGTGAGGATGGTCCTACTCATGAACCGGTTGAACATCTTGCAGCACTTCGTTCTATACCAGGTTTAACGGTGATAAGACCAACGGATGCAAATGAGACTGCCAATGCTTGGGCATATGCTCTTCAGCAGACAGAAGGTCCGGTTGCGTTGATCTTAAGCCGCCAAAACTTACCGGTCTTTAATGAGACAAAAGCTAATTTGGAGAACCTTTCAAGGGGAGCGTATGTAATTGAAGAAACAAATGCAACACCGGATGTGATTTTAATTGCGACAGGTTCAGAAGTATCATTGGCAGTAAACGCAAAAACAGAACTTGAGAAGGAAAAAATATCTGTACGTGTTGTTGCAATGCCAAGCTGGGAATTGTTTAGTCAGCAACCAACGGAATATAAAGAAGAGGTGCTCCCTTCTTCAAATTCAAAACGAGTTGCCATAGAAATGGGAATTTCACTTGGATGGGAGAGATTCGTGGGATTTGAAGGGGAAATTCTTTCCATAGAGACTTTTGGTGCCTCTGGTGAAGGAACAGCAGTTATGAAGCAGTTTGGATTTACCACTGACAATGTAGTACGGATAGCAAAAAGTGTCTTACAACATTCTTAG
- a CDS encoding BA3454 family stress response protein — translation MIVVTVKLNFKGKNYQTNVIARKDTPETQILQMALEQVAKQWTD, via the coding sequence ATGATCGTAGTAACTGTAAAACTTAATTTTAAAGGGAAGAACTATCAAACCAATGTCATTGCAAGAAAGGACACTCCTGAAACACAAATCTTGCAAATGGCATTGGAACAAGTTGCAAAACAATGGACAGATTAA
- the cdaS gene encoding sporulation-specific diadenylate cyclase CdaS: MESNCDFSPLKQNLEDGIRNIINLLEINLNILGNENHCVLGSLEDVKEHLIKIESMAASFYLNCYLSSFTDTYDDLSIAAQILSKQKHGALIVVERSDSVDTLIQKGTTIGAMVTPKLLESIFYPGNPLHDGAVLIRENTVVSAANVLPLTTVVTGDKKVGTRHRAALGISEKSDALALVVSEETGKISFALDGKLYPINTRNPILF; the protein is encoded by the coding sequence ATGGAGAGTAATTGTGATTTTTCACCATTAAAGCAAAATTTGGAGGATGGTATTAGAAATATAATTAATTTACTTGAAATCAATTTAAATATCCTAGGTAACGAAAATCACTGTGTATTAGGGAGTTTAGAGGATGTGAAAGAACATCTAATTAAAATTGAATCGATGGCCGCTTCCTTTTATTTAAATTGTTACTTATCATCCTTTACGGATACATATGATGATTTATCTATTGCTGCTCAAATTCTATCGAAACAAAAACATGGGGCACTAATTGTCGTTGAACGTAGTGATTCTGTTGACACCCTTATCCAAAAGGGAACAACTATAGGAGCTATGGTAACACCCAAATTATTGGAATCCATTTTTTATCCAGGGAATCCATTACATGATGGAGCTGTTTTAATACGGGAAAATACAGTCGTCTCAGCAGCGAATGTACTTCCACTGACAACTGTAGTAACTGGAGATAAAAAAGTTGGAACACGCCATCGTGCAGCCTTAGGAATTTCTGAAAAAAGCGATGCACTTGCTCTAGTTGTTTCTGAAGAAACGGGTAAAATTTCTTTCGCATTAGATGGAAAACTATATCCAATAAACACAAGAAATCCAATTTTATTTTAA
- the gnd gene encoding phosphogluconate dehydrogenase (NAD(+)-dependent, decarboxylating) encodes MKVGLIGLGKMGLNLGQNLMEHQHEVVAFDVNPSAVENMKEYGATGVSSYKELIQSLDHPRIVWIMVPHAVVDSVIGEILPYLEKGDIIVEAGNSHYKESIQRYNELKEIGVRFMDAGTSGGMEGARNGACYMIGGDPEAWKVVQPLFRDTAVENGFLYAGKAGSGHFLKMVHNGIEYAMMAAIGEGFEVLEKSEFDFDYEKVARVWNNGSVIRSWLMELTENAFSKDAKLDEIKGIMHSSGEGKWTVEAALDLQTATPVIAMSLLMRYRSLENDTFTGKVVAALRNEFGGHAVVKN; translated from the coding sequence ATGAAAGTCGGACTTATTGGTTTAGGAAAAATGGGATTGAACTTAGGGCAAAATTTAATGGAACACCAGCACGAAGTGGTAGCATTTGATGTTAATCCAAGTGCAGTAGAAAATATGAAGGAATATGGAGCTACAGGTGTATCAAGTTATAAAGAACTCATCCAATCCTTAGATCATCCAAGAATTGTCTGGATCATGGTCCCGCATGCAGTGGTAGATTCTGTTATTGGTGAGATCTTACCCTATTTGGAAAAGGGTGATATTATCGTTGAAGCAGGTAATTCACACTATAAGGAATCGATTCAACGCTACAATGAATTAAAGGAAATCGGCGTAAGATTTATGGATGCAGGTACTTCAGGCGGTATGGAAGGTGCTCGAAATGGCGCTTGTTATATGATCGGCGGTGATCCAGAAGCATGGAAAGTAGTACAACCTCTTTTCAGAGATACAGCTGTTGAAAATGGCTTCTTATATGCTGGTAAAGCAGGCAGCGGACATTTCTTAAAGATGGTTCATAATGGAATAGAGTATGCAATGATGGCTGCAATTGGGGAAGGTTTTGAAGTACTGGAAAAAAGTGAATTTGATTTTGATTATGAAAAGGTAGCAAGAGTTTGGAATAATGGTTCTGTTATTCGTTCATGGTTAATGGAGCTAACAGAAAATGCATTTTCAAAAGATGCTAAATTGGATGAAATTAAAGGGATTATGCACTCCTCAGGTGAAGGAAAATGGACAGTAGAAGCAGCGTTAGATCTTCAGACTGCTACGCCAGTTATTGCTATGTCTTTATTGATGCGTTACCGTTCCTTAGAAAACGATACTTTTACAGGAAAAGTTGTTGCGGCGTTAAGAAATGAATTTGGCGGACATGCTGTTGTAAAGAATTAA
- the fsa gene encoding fructose-6-phosphate aldolase gives MKFFIDTANLEEIKKAYKIGVLSGVTTNPSLVAKEGVKFEDRIAEILNAVPEVESVSAEVTPNALTAEQMIAEANELIKINGGDKNITIKLPMTLDGLEACRYLTKKGVKTNVTLIFSVNQALLAARAGATYVSPFLGRLDDINEDGVELVAKIAEMFRVQKLDSQIIAASVRHPDHVTRVALAGAHIATIPFKVIEQLSKHPLTDQGLEKFAADWKTV, from the coding sequence ATGAAATTTTTTATCGATACTGCAAACCTAGAGGAAATCAAAAAGGCCTATAAAATTGGCGTGTTATCTGGTGTTACAACTAATCCTTCCCTAGTAGCTAAAGAAGGCGTTAAATTCGAAGATCGTATTGCAGAAATCTTAAATGCTGTTCCAGAAGTGGAGTCAGTGTCAGCCGAGGTAACACCGAATGCTTTGACTGCTGAACAAATGATTGCGGAAGCAAACGAACTGATTAAAATTAATGGCGGGGATAAAAATATTACCATCAAACTTCCAATGACCCTTGATGGACTTGAGGCTTGCCGCTATTTAACAAAAAAAGGTGTTAAGACTAACGTTACTCTAATATTTAGTGTGAACCAGGCATTATTGGCAGCTCGTGCAGGGGCAACTTATGTATCACCATTCTTAGGACGTTTAGATGATATTAATGAAGATGGTGTAGAACTAGTCGCAAAAATTGCAGAAATGTTCCGTGTTCAAAAACTTGATTCACAAATCATTGCAGCATCTGTACGTCATCCAGATCACGTAACCCGCGTAGCGTTGGCTGGAGCACATATTGCTACCATTCCGTTTAAGGTAATTGAGCAATTATCAAAACATCCGTTAACAGACCAAGGACTTGAAAAATTTGCTGCGGACTGGAAAACTGTTTAA